The following coding sequences lie in one Cloeon dipterum chromosome 1, ieCloDipt1.1, whole genome shotgun sequence genomic window:
- the LOC135934717 gene encoding urocanate hydratase-like: MATLEELSKGLPLDPLPPFRPRDPNLPHAPNRKHTLTLQQKKLALRNALRYFPSRLHAKLAHEFNEELKSYGHIYMYRFRPSIPMRAYPISEYPARSKAGAAMMLMMMNNLDPQIAQYPEELVTYGGNGQVLSNWAQFRILCSYLCQMDDEQTLSLYSGHPMGLFPSRGPLSPRAVITNGLVIPSQGHCRGQYDNLFALGVSQYGQMTAGSFCYIGPQGIVHGTTITVVNAGRKYLGRESLAGVVYITSGLGGMSGAQAKAAVIAGCVGVVAELDENALKKRHAQGWLTEIEDDLDRLIEKIRTAKAKKKAVSIGYLGNVVSLWEKLAEVHQQTGEILAELGSDQTSLHDPYGGGYWPVQMPQSESKKLLVEDPANFKGLVEESLRRQVTAINYLAEKANLNFWDYGNAFLLEASRAGAPVDGPDGFRYPSYVQHIMGDVFSLGFGPFRWVCCSGDPDDLRATDAIAKRVMEAALESEQDEPVAAQLRDNLKWIREAEKHALVVGSQARILYADAKGRADIACAFNQAIKEGKLKGEVVISRDHHDVSGTDSPYRETSNIYDGSSATADMSVHNFVGDSFRGATWVALHHGGGVGWGEVINGGFGLLLDGSDAAAERARLLLTFDVNNGVARRCWAGNDNARLAIKRATAADARLRITLPNQVEDESVLDTLVQ; this comes from the exons ATGGCCACCCTGGAAGAGTTGAGCAAGGGCTTGCCCCTCGATCCACTGCCGCCCTTCCGTCCCAGAGACCCTAACCTGCCCCATGCTCCTAACAGGAAACACACCCTCACTTTGCAGCAGAAAAAg CTGGCCCTACGAAATGCCCTCCGCTATTTTCCGTCTCGATTGCACGCCAAGCTGGCTCACGAGTTCAACGAAGAACTCAAATCCTACGGGCACATTTACATGTACCGGTTCCGTCCGTCGATTCCGATGAG AGCTTACCCAATATCTGAGTACCCGGCTCGCAGCAAGGCCGGCGCCGCGATGATGCTCATGATGATGAACAATTTAGACCCTCAAATCGCGCAATACCCTGAGGAACTTGTGACTTACGGTGGAAATGGCCAG GTCCTGTCGAACTGGGCGCAGTTCCGCATCTTGTGCAGCTACCTCTGCCAGATGGACGATGAGCAGACGCTGTCGCTGTACTCTGGGCACCCGATGGGCCTTTTCCCGAGCCGGGGCCCTCTGAGTCCAAGGGCGGTGATCACCAACGGACTGGTGATTCCGTCGCAGGGCCATTGCCGCGGCCAGTACGACAATCTGTTCGCGCTGGGCGTCAGCCAGTACGGCCAAATGACGGCCGGTAGCTTCTGCTACATCGGGCCTCAGGGCATCGTCCATGGCACCACCATCACCGTGGTCAACGCCGGACGCAAGTACCTCGGCCGCGAGAGCCTGGCCGGCGTCGTCTATATAACTTCCGGACTTGGGGGCATGAGCGGCGCTCAAGCCAAGGCGGCAGTCATCGCTGGCTGCGTCGGGGTCGTCGCTGAGCTGGATGAGAATGCTCTTAAGAAACGACACGCTCag GGTTGGCTAACGGAGATTGAAGACGACTTGGACAGGCTGATTGAGAAAATCCGCACCGCAAAAGCGAAAAAGAAGGCTGTCAGTATTGGCTACTTGGGAAACGTAGTTTCCCTTTGGGAAAAGCTGGCCGAGGTGCATCAGCAAACTGGAGAGATTCTCGCGGAACTAGGCTCGGATCAGACCTCTCTGCATGACCCCTATGGGGGCGGATACTGGCCAGTTCAAATGCCTCAATCAGAATCAAAGAAG ctttTGGTCGAGGACCCggcaaattttaaaggtttagTGGAGGAATCTTTGCGGCGCCAAGTGACAGCGATCAACTACCTAGCCGAAaaagccaatttaaatttctgggaCTACGGTAATGCGTTTCTGCTGGAGGCGAGTCGAGCTGGTGCTCCGGTCGATGGACCTGATGGATTCAGATATCCGTCCTACGTTCAGCACATCATGGG CGACGTTTTTTCCCTTGGTTTCGGGCCATTCCGCTGGGTTTGCTGCTCGGGAGACCCCGATGACCTGCGTGCGACAGACGCGATTGCCAAACGCGTGATGGAAGCCGCGCTGGAAAGTGAACAGGACGAACCTGTTGCTGCCCAACTGAGGGACAACCTTAAGTGGATTAGGGAGGCCGAGAAGCACGCATTGGTCGTCGGCTCCCAGGCGAGGATTTTGTACGCTGACGCCAAGGGACGCGCCGACATCGCTTGTGCTTTTAATCAAGCCATCaaggaaggaaaattaaag GGGGAGGTGGTGATCAGCAGGGACCACCACGACGTGAGCGGCACGGACAGCCCTTACCGAGAGACCTCCAACATTTACGACGGCTCGAGCGCGACGGCCGACATGTCGGTGCACAACTTCGTCGGCGACTCGTTTCGTGGAGCCACATGGGTCGCGCTGCATCACGGCGGAGGGGTGGGCTGGGGCGAGGTCATCAACGGTGGCTTCGGCTTGCTGCTGGACGGCAGCGACGCGGCTGCCGAGAGGGCTAGGCTGTTGCTCACGTTCGACGTCAACAACGGCGTGGCTCGCCGCTGCTGGGCCGGCAATGACAACGCCAGGCTCGCCATCAAAAGGGCCACTGCGGCGGACGCTCGACTCAGAATCACCCTGCCCAACCAAGTTGAGGACGAGAGTGTCCTCGACACACTAGTGCAATAG
- the LOC135934715 gene encoding kinesin-like protein KIF11-B: MESPGDKAVIAVRSRPLFAQEIARNCASVLNFPDEDKNIVILGKHGFEFDKIFCGSAQEEVFEIVRPILKQVWAGYSATVMAYGQTGAGKTYTMGTGRGKFSLDGEGVVPRTVRELFVLNAEQGAEIFVSFMEVYNEGVYDLLSAFPTRKIQARAFRDLGLHEVHVESVEDALKRLEEGIEARRVSETQGNEKSSRSHAIFSIHIHKFSKEDETETRSLVHLVDLAGSEAVGKAGNQGSLKLEGISINQGLLALSNCIRAVIQKSQHIPVRNTALTNVLQDALKGKCMLALIACVSPSSKDETETIQTLRFAQAFHKIKSKPHIQKIVAQHQHAKNHNKRTLGLVTPKGLRKPFASIGNNFALQFPNVTSNYQFVTRRATVVSPTEFEHSSCSSTSRGNVSPVSNMSSASIFSHFSEHELNEYMSNIIVEKIAALKKETEALVDKRIEDALKNIGPQPAISAENDSANLDSTVVTVSNEAFGGSSTPKRNKMSNSCQTSPQEDVDANKSTVFVTDLVPITPYVDHKAICHSPTPEKREEPPRKLRRSVRLSCMELPVFLRSQSLEQESHVDRRKLRRSLRLSCMDLPDFLRTKDGEDSKLRRSSRRSCAPKLEDFAADEVPAKRARYSVGGMSGLRRPRRSTRLSTLNIPASEVPAPTELQQESKKRKSVGPDILEEILFHESPSAGSVQEKHNRRMLELLNTETTKVLQQLPTVGPKTGYVIYSYRQFHGNYTSFDDLKNIPGLSANFLKRFLKANNIKVGLADS, translated from the exons ATGGAGTCGCCAGGTGACAAAGCCGTAATTGCCGTGCGGAGTAGACCTTTGTTCGCTCAAGAAATCGCCAGGAATTGTGCTAGTGTGCTGAATTTTCCAGACGAAGACAAAAAT ATCGTAATATTGGGAAAACATGGATTTGAAttcgacaaaatattttgcggaTCCGCGCAAGAAGAAGTGTTCGAAATCGTGCGGCCAATCCTCAAACAAGTGTGGGCCGGCTACTCAGCCACTGTTATGGCCTATGGCCAGACAGGCGCAGGAAAGACTTATACTATGGGCACAGGACGTGGAAAATTCAGCTTg gaTGGTGAGGGTGTCGTGCCAAGGACTGTACGTGAGCTATTCGTGCTGAACGCAGAGCAGGGtgcagaaatttttgtttccttcaTGGAAGTGTACAATGAAGGTGTTTATGACTTGCTGTCTGCTTTCCCTACTAGGAAAATTCAAGCCAGAG CCTTCAGAGATCTGGGGCTACACGAAGTCCACGTTGAGTCCGTGGAGGATGCGTTAAAGAGGCTTGAAGAGGGGATCGAAGCGCGTCGAGTGAGTGAAACTCAGGGCAATGAGAAGTCCTCCAGATCGCACGCAATCTTCAGCATTCATATTCACAAATTCAGCAA AGAGGATGAGACAGAAACTAGATCACTAGTTCACTTGGTTGACCTGGCCGGTTCTGAGGCTGTCGGCAAAGCAGGAAACCAAGGGTCCCTGAAGTTGGAGGGCATCAGCATCAACCAGGGCCTGCTGGCGCTGAGCAACTGCATCCGAGCCGTGATTCAGAAGAGCCAGCACATTCCTGTACGGAACACCGCCCTCACCAACGTTCTGCAAG ACGCGCTCAAGGGCAAGTGCATGCTGGCATTGATTGCGTGCGTTTCGCCGTCAAGCAAAGATGAGACGGAGACAATACAGACACTGCGCTTTGCCCAGGCGTTCCACAAGATCAAGTCGAAGCCGCACATCCAGAAAATCGTAGCTCAGCATCAGCACGCCAAGAATCACAACAAAAGGACTCTAGGCCTTGTAACGCCCAAAGGTCTGAGAAAGCCTTTCGCCTCTATTGGAAACAACTTTGCTCTCCA ATTTCCCAACGTTACGTCGAATTATCAATTTGTTACAAGACGCGCCACCGTTGTTTCTCCCACGGAATTTGAACATTCCTCGTGCTCCAGTACCAGTAGAGGAAATGTGTCTCCCGTGTCAAACATGTCTTCGGCCAGCatattttcacatttctcGGAACACGAACTCAATGAATATATGTCGAACATAATTGT CGAGAAAATAGCAGCACTTAAAAAGGAGACGGAAGCTCTCGTAGACAAGAGGATTGAAGAtgcgttgaaaaatattggacCACAGCCTGCTATATCAGCAGAAAATGATTCGGCCAACCTAGATTCAACAGTTGTTACCGTCAG CAATGAAGCTTTTGGTGGGAGCTCCACtccaaaaagaaacaaaatgagCAACAGCTGCCAAACATCTCCTCAAGAAGATGTGGATGCGAACAAAAGCACAGTGTTTGTCACAGATTTGGTGCCAATCACTCCATACGTCGACCACAAAGCCATCTGTCACAGCCCCACTCCTGAGAAGAGAGAGGAGCCGCCAAGAAAGTTGCGTCGGTCAGTGCGACTAAGCTGCATGGAACTGCCCGTATTCCTTCGCAGCCAGTCTTTAGAACAAGAGAGCCACGTGGACAGGCGAAAACTGCGGAGGTCACTCAGACTGAGCTGCATGGATCTTCCAGACTTCCTCAGAACCAAGGATGGGGAGGATTCTAAGCTGAGACGCTCCTCCAGACGAAGTTGCGCGCCAAAATTGGAAGATTTTGCCGCTGACGAGGTGCCTGCCAAGAGAGCAAGGTACTCAGTGGGTGGAATGTCAGGATTGAGACGTCCCAGGAGATCCACTCGGCTGAGCACTCTCAATATACCGGCATCAGAAGTTCCAGCACCGACTGAGCTCCAACAGGAGAGCAAAAAGAGAAAGTCCGTTGGGCCGGATATTTTGGAAGAAATTTTGTTCCACGAAAGTCCATCTGCTGGCTCGGTGCAGGAGAAGCACAACAGAAGGATGCTGGAGCTTTTGAACACAGAAACAACCAAAGTGCTGCAGCAGCTGCCAACTGTAGGACCAAAAACCGGCTACGTCATTTACAGTtatag GCAATTTCATGGAAACTACACCAGCTTCGATGACCTGAAAAACATACCTGGGCTTTCTGCAAACTTCCTCAAGCGTTTCCTGAAAGCCAATAATATCAAGGTAGGTCTCGCTGACTCATAA